In Bacillus sp. FJAT-45037, the following are encoded in one genomic region:
- a CDS encoding IS4 family transposase: protein MDKITRKTSFGQWFSPINLRLFEELVKTLHLDYYTKKLTTESFLKLLLYAQLEEVESLHALIDFLLEDDLQGGVNLESISVSQLSRRLNGMNPEIFHRLFLDLVTQIQDQTTGKKRSMPLKVIDSSTLPLNLTNHKWAKLRQTKAGVKLHLRLVFMKEGSSYPEKAVLTPAKEHDRNQLEVMVDDKECMYVFDRGYLDYERFDRMTDEGYFFLSRLRKNAVVHVVDEFELPPETNVHTDQMVLIGTTQNRAENVFRLLKVADSKGNELKLITNRFDVSAEEISEMYRSRWAIELFFKWIKQHLRVKKFYGQSEEAIENQVFIALIAFSLNVLIQLKTNSKKTLLQITRYLRALLWKSAHYWERKIKGKTVP, encoded by the coding sequence ATGGACAAGATTACACGAAAAACTTCATTTGGACAATGGTTTTCACCAATAAATCTTCGATTATTTGAAGAACTAGTGAAAACGTTACATTTAGATTATTATACAAAGAAATTAACGACAGAATCTTTTCTGAAATTGTTGCTGTACGCACAGCTTGAAGAAGTTGAAAGTTTACATGCCTTGATTGATTTTCTTCTCGAAGATGACCTTCAAGGTGGGGTTAACTTAGAGTCTATCAGTGTCTCTCAGTTATCAAGACGGTTAAATGGGATGAACCCAGAGATTTTTCATAGGTTGTTCCTTGATTTAGTCACTCAAATTCAGGATCAAACCACGGGAAAGAAACGGAGTATGCCATTAAAGGTGATTGACTCAAGTACACTTCCGTTGAACCTGACCAATCATAAATGGGCGAAACTCCGCCAAACGAAGGCAGGAGTAAAGCTACATTTACGCCTTGTATTCATGAAAGAAGGATCTTCTTATCCAGAAAAGGCTGTGCTGACACCAGCTAAAGAACATGACCGTAACCAACTAGAAGTGATGGTGGATGACAAAGAATGCATGTATGTGTTTGATCGCGGTTATCTCGATTATGAACGGTTTGATCGAATGACAGATGAGGGGTATTTTTTCCTCTCTAGACTACGTAAAAATGCCGTTGTACATGTGGTTGATGAATTCGAACTACCGCCTGAAACCAATGTACACACGGATCAAATGGTCTTGATTGGAACCACTCAAAATCGGGCAGAAAACGTCTTTCGTCTCTTGAAGGTTGCCGATTCAAAAGGCAATGAACTAAAACTGATCACGAACCGATTTGATGTGAGCGCAGAAGAAATTTCAGAGATGTATCGATCACGCTGGGCGATTGAATTGTTCTTTAAGTGGATCAAACAACACCTTAGGGTCAAGAAATTCTATGGTCAAAGTGAAGAGGCTATCGAGAATCAAGTATTCATTGCACTCATAGCCTTTAGCTTGAACGTGCTGATTCAACTCAAAACAAATAGTAAGAAAACACTCTTGCAGATCACCAGGTACTTGCGGGCACTTTTGTGGAAATCAGCGCATTATTGGGAACGAAAGATCAAAGGGAAAACCGTTCCTTAA